The nucleotide window gatttaaatttaaCGAGTTCGATCTTTAAATTTCCTAGGCTTTAACTCATTGTAAATTTGATAAgagatttttttgaatatttagaatagtttcaagatttaaatttatCGAATTCAACTTTTAATATTCTTAGTCTTTAACTCACTATACTTTTGGAATCAGGTACGCGGAGCTTTTTGTGATTATGTTTGGCACCTTACTCTCCATATCAATGGAACTCTTCATTGGTCCATCAAAACATCAACCTTTCGACTCTGATGGAACCATACCTTCATATCATCTCCATAACTTTGAACATGCAAATATCTCCCTTACTTTCTTTGTCTATGCATCCTTTTCGATCTTATTCGACAAAATCATCCCTTCAACCCTAGCTCAAAATGGACTTACATTATTTCTTGGAGCTGTTGCTTTTGGTCAAGAACTCCTTCTTTTCCATCTTCATTCTACTGACCATATGGGTGTTGAAGGACAGTACCATTGGCTTCTCCAAGTTGTCATCTTTTCGTCTTTTGTCACTACTCTTTTGGGAATTCCTTTCCCTAAAAGTTTCTTGAATAGTTTTGTGAGATCTTATAGCATTATGTTTCAAGGAATTTGGATGATGGTCATAGGTATCATGCTTTGGACTCCAGAGTTCATCGCAAAAGGTTGCTTTATCAACTTTGAAGAAGGGCATAAAGTGGTTAGATGTCATAACAAGGAAGCACTTGAAAGAGCAAAGTCATTAGTAAATATCCAATTTAGTTGGTATTTGGTTGGGATTACTGTTTTTACACTCTCACTTTATTTGGTTCTTGTcaaattttttagagaaaatgttGAGTACTTTTCTTTAATAAGCAAATTTCATGAGGAGGAGGATTTATTTGAGGATGTTGAAGCTCAAAAGAAAAGACTTGTCAACCATCTTGGTGAGCAAAAGAGGTTTGTTGAAATGGGAAAAAGAGAGAATAATTAGAAATGGAATGTTTGTCTGATCTTGTGTGGTGTGTGTGTGTTGTTGGGTGGGGGAGGGGGTGtagatgaaaaataaatatattctgATTGGCATGTTGTATTTACTCATTTGATCAAAGCCtagaataaataaaacaactaaaagGGTGTGTAGGGGATTGAGATCAATTCAATATTTATGTGGTTAATTTGTTTATATGTTTTGGGGAGGGAAGCATGTGGTGGGAGAAAAGTTGATTGTTggaaagatttttttaattaataaatgtgTTCAATATTGTAGCTCTATATAATTTAAAAGGCTTTTTAGGGATTCGTCTAAGAGAAGGCACTTTTAAAACGTTCTAAGACTCACATGTGCGGTTTAATTCTGTGAGGCTTACGCTTTAATTTAAGTGTCCAATTATGCGCCCTAAACACGTCTAAAGTTCAATACTCGGCACTTGCTCAACAGTTCCTACCTCAAAAttctttaatatataaatgattaatataagttcaatttattcataaaatgtgAAGATGgagaataattcaaataacGAGTTGTAATAttacataattattattatgaacATAGTGAGGGtaataattcaaataatgaGTCatattattgtataattattattGAGAACATTATGAGGATGACTATCatgttcaatattatattataatgtagtt belongs to Solanum stenotomum isolate F172 chromosome 1, ASM1918654v1, whole genome shotgun sequence and includes:
- the LOC125853271 gene encoding uncharacterized protein LOC125853271 is translated as MGSLIGHVIPGFGFFLIGIWHLLNQIKLHAFHPKSYTSLPWFPAPKIRYAELFVIMFGTLLSISMELFIGPSKHQPFDSDGTIPSYHLHNFEHANISLTFFVYASFSILFDKIIPSTLAQNGLTLFLGAVAFGQELLLFHLHSTDHMGVEGQYHWLLQVVIFSSFVTTLLGIPFPKSFLNSFVRSYSIMFQGIWMMVIGIMLWTPEFIAKGCFINFEEGHKVVRCHNKEALERAKSLVNIQFSWYLVGITVFTLSLYLVLVKFFRENVEYFSLISKFHEEEDLFEDVEAQKKRLVNHLGEQKRFVEMGKRENN